Proteins found in one Punica granatum isolate Tunisia-2019 unplaced genomic scaffold, ASM765513v2 Contig00427, whole genome shotgun sequence genomic segment:
- the LOC116190369 gene encoding protein SLOW WALKER 1-like, whose product MAAMEEIHVSKTYPLKPKLKPRPKTPSKTPESKYWSSFKNHEIPNLISSVPSLAFSPAAPHRFAAAHSASLSLFSPQTLAATHTITSFSDVVSSTSFRSDGSLIAASDLSGLIQVFDVKTRTPLRKLRSHTRPVRFVKYPVLDKLHVISGGDDGLVKYWDVAGENVILNLKGHKDYVRCGDCSPVNFDSFVTGSYDHVVKLWDVRVGDENRAVMEMNHGKPVEDVLFLPSGGLVASAGGNSVKVWDLIGGGKLVYSMESHNKTVTSICVGRIGMEIDDESMQNRILSVGLDGYMKVFDYTNFKVTHSMRHPAPLLSVGFSPSCKVQVIGTSNGIIYAGKRKGKEAAEEIALGGLPGFQSISDEPLKRALRPSFYRYFRRGQSEKPSEGDFLVMKPKKVKLAEHDRLLKKFRHKEALVSVLGRNNPENVVAVMEELVARRKLLKCISNLESEELGPLLRFLQKYSTVPRYSSLLMGLAKKIVDIRAEDIRGSNELKGLIRNLKSAVEEEIRIQQELQEIQGIISPLLKMAGRRL is encoded by the coding sequence ATGGCTGCCATGGAGGAAATCCATGTCTCCAAGACCTACCCACTGAAACCGAAGCTGAAGCCGAGGCCGAAAACTCCATCAAAGACGCCGGAATCGAAGTACTGGTCCTCCTTCAAGAACCATGAGATCCCCAATCTTATCTCCTCCGTCCCTTCCCTCGCCTTTTCGCCGGCCGCACCCCACCGCTTCGCCGCCGCCCACTCCGCTTCGCTGTCCCTCTTCTCCCCCCAAACGCTGGCCGCGACACACACCATCACCTCCTTCAGCGACGTCGTGTCCTCCACCTCTTTCCGCTCCGACGGGTCGCTCATCGCTGCGTCCGACCTCTCGGGCCTTATCCAGGTCTTTGATGTCAAGACCCGGACCCCGCTGAGGAAGCTTCGGTCCCACACGAGGCCGGTCCGGTTCGTGAAGTACCCGGTTCTTGATAAGCTCCACGTGATCTCGGGTGGTGACGACGGGCTGGTCAAGTACTGGGACGTCGCCGGCGAAAATGTGATCTTGAACCTCAAAGGGCATAAGGATTACGTGAGGTGTGGGGATTGCTCCCCGGTGAATTTTGATTCTTTCGTTACCGGGTCGTATGATCATGTAGTGAAGTTGTGGGATGTTCGGGTTGGTGACGAGAATCGAGCAGTAATGGAGATGAATCACGGGAAGCCTGTTGAGGATGTCCTGTTCTTGCCCTCGGGCGGCTTGGTGGCTAGCGCTGGAGGGAACAGTGTTAAAGTCTGGGACTTGATTGGAGGGGGGAAGCTGGTCTACTCGATGGAGAGCCACAACAAGACTGTAACTTCAATCTGCGTGGGACGAATTGGGATGGAAATTGATGATGAATCAATGCAGAACCGGATCTTGAGTGTGGGCTTAGATGGCTACATGAAAGTCTTCGACTACACCAACTTTAAGGTCACTCACTCGATGAGGCACCCGGCACCATTGTTGTCTGTTGGGTTCTCCCCTAGTTGCAAAGTTCAGGTTATCGGGACGTCAAATGGCATAATATATGCCGGGAAGAGAAAGGGGAAAGAAGCTGCAGAAGAGATTGCCTTGGGCGGGTTACCGGGCTTCCAGAGCATCTCGGACGAGCCCCTGAAGCGGGCTCTGAGGCCATCCTTCTACAGGTACTTCCGCAGAGGCCAGAGCGAGAAACCATCCGAGGGGGATTTCTTGGTGATGAAGCCGAAAAAGGTGAAACTGGCCGAGCACGATAGGTTGCTGAAGAAGTTCAGGCACAAAGAGGCTCTAGTCTCAGTCCTGGGCAGGAATAATCCCGAGAATGTGGTGGCAGTCATGGAGGAGTTGGTGGCCCGGAGGAAGTTGCTCAAATGCATATCGAACTTGGAATCGGAGGAATTAGGCCCGCTTCTGAGATTCCTGCAGAAGTACTCCACAGTCCCTAGGTACTCGAGCTTGTTGATGGGTTTGGCAAAGAAGATCGTCGACATCAGGGCTGAGGATATTAGGGGGTCGAATGAGTTGAAGGGGCTTATTAGGAACCTTAAGAGCGCGGTCGAGGAGGAGATTCGGATACAACAGGAGCTGCAGGAGATTCAGGGCATAATCTCTCCTTTACTCAAAATGGCAGGGAGAAGATTATAA